In Daphnia magna isolate NIES linkage group LG5, ASM2063170v1.1, whole genome shotgun sequence, a single genomic region encodes these proteins:
- the LOC123472468 gene encoding endocuticle structural glycoprotein SgAbd-1-like, translating into MKLFFVAAFLAVAAAVPSSYKPEYKAPSSPAPNYPAPKYPTTSYPAPAYPAPAYPAPAYPAPAYPAPAYNKDNKYADITITSQSDERNLDGNTQWSYAQSDYTTREESQVQKKMQGVTYDSYGKESYGEVLGNTNKGSSYWVSPEGQKFTLTWAADEAGFQPKGDHLPVAPVHEYELPVAPVHEYELPVAPVHIPFNGKGYKIY; encoded by the exons ATGAAGCTG TTCTTCGTCGCCGcattcttggctgttgctgccgccGTACCAtccagctacaagccggaatacaaggCTCCCAGCTCCCCTGCCCCAAACTACCCggcaccaaagtaccctactactagctaccccgcaccagcctaccccgcaccagcctaccccgcaccagcctaccccgcaccagcctaccccgcaccagcctacaacaaggataacaaatacgctgaCATTACCATCACCAGTCAATCTGATGAGCGCAACCTCGATGGCAACACCCAATGGAG ctatgcccagtctgactacactACCCGTGAAGAGTCCCAGGTCCAGAAAAAGATGCAAGGAGTCACCTACGATTCTTACGGAaaagaatcgtacggtgaagtcttaggcaacaccaacaaaggatcctcttactgggtttctcctgaaggccagaaattcactttgacttgggccgctgatgaagctggattccagcccaaaggtgaccacttgcccgtcgctcccgtccacgaatacgagCTCCCAGTTGCTCCCGTGCATGAATACGAACTCCCAGTTGCCCCCGTCCACATCCCTTTCAACGGCAAAGGCTACAAGATCTACTAA